Genomic DNA from Ensifer adhaerens:
GCCGAAATAGGCCTCGGTGATCTCGTCGCGGGTGGTCTGCGCCATCGGCCGGTCCAGCACGACCTGTCCCTCCAGCATGCAGATCGCGCGCCCCGCGACCGCCATGGCGCGCTTCAGGTCCTGCTCGACCAGCACGACCGTGACGCCGGATTTCAGAAGCTCGACAAGCGAGGCATAGACCTGATCGACGACCAGCGGCGAAAGCCCCAGGGAAATTTCATCGAAGAAAATGACGTCCGGATTGGTCATCAGCGCGCGGCCGATCGCGGTTGCCTGTTGCTCGCCACCCGAGAGCGTGCCTGTCTTCGCATGCCGGCGCTTCACGAGGTTCGGAAAAATGGAGAAGATGCGGTCGACGGTCCAGTCGCCGCCGCGCTTGACGAGCCCGCCAAGCTGCAGGTTTTCCTCAACCGTCATGCGGGCGAAGAGCCGTCTACCTTCCGGAACCAGAACCATCCCGGATTTCACGCGCTCATGCGCGGACATCGCGGTCACATCCTTGTCCTTGAAGAGGATGCGTCCGCCGGCCGGCCGGATCGCGCCGGCAAGCGTGCGCATCAGCGTCGTCTTTCCTGCACCGTTGGCTCCGATCATGGCCACGACCTCGCCCGCGCCGACCTGGAGACTGACGGAGCGAACGGCCTTGAACTGTCCGTAGCGGACGTCGAGATTTTCAATCGACAGAAGCGTCATTCCGGCGCTCCTCCGAGATAGGCCTTGACCACTTCCGGATGGCTCATCACCGCCTGCGGGTCGCCATCGGCAATGATCCGCCCCGCATCCATGCAGATGAGCCGCCGGGCAATCTTCAGGAGCACATGCACGATATGCTCGATCCAGATGATCGAAATGCCACGCGCCGTCAGTTTCGCAATGGTCGCGACAAGCTCTTCCGCCTCGCTTTCGGTCAAGCCACCGCCGATCTCATCGAGGAGCAGCAGCTTCGGATCGGCGGCGAGCGCCCGGGCCAGTTCCAGACGCTTGCGGTCAAGCAGGCCGATCGTGTCGGCCTGCCGGTTGGCAATCGGCAGCATGCCGCAGAGCTCGAGCGCCTCCAGCGTCGTCTGATAGGCGGCTTCCCGGCCGCGGCCGCCGTTATGGACGGCCGCGACATGGACATTCTCGAAAACGGTCATGCCGGAAAAGGGTCGCGGGACCTGATGCGTGCGCACCAGCCCCATATGGCAGCGTTGCATCGCGGGTGTGGCGGTAATGTCCTTGCCGAAGAAGGCAATGCGACCTTCGCTTGCCGCATGCGCGCCGGAAAGCACGCTGAGGAAGGTGGTCTTGCCGGCCCCGTTGGGACCGACGATGCCGACCGCCTCGCCTTGCCTCATCGTGAAGTTGACACCGCTCAGCACCTGGAGCGCGCCGAAGCGTTTACCAACGCCCGCCGCCTCCAGAAGCATGGATCCCGTCATCTCTGCCATCGCCCTGATCCGCCTCTTAGCCGTTATAAGGCTGCAGCTTGGCAGCGACCGGCACGTTCTTGTCGGTCGCGTTCTCGGTGATCACGAAGTCGTACTTGAACTTCGGGTTCTGCGACTTGACCCATTGGCCGCCAATGATTGGGCCCGGCGACACGTTCGGGAACGGGCCGCTGGTGAAATCGACCTTGCCGATCATGGTCTCGGTGTTCAGCCCGGCAAGCGCCTTGGCCACCGACGCCTTGTCCTTGGCGTCGCTGGCCTTGTTGAGCGCGGCAAAGCCGGCATC
This window encodes:
- a CDS encoding branched-chain amino acid transport system ATP-binding protein; protein product: MTLLSIENLDVRYGQFKAVRSVSLQVGAGEVVAMIGANGAGKTTLMRTLAGAIRPAGGRILFKDKDVTAMSAHERVKSGMVLVPEGRRLFARMTVEENLQLGGLVKRGGDWTVDRIFSIFPNLVKRRHAKTGTLSGGEQQATAIGRALMTNPDVIFFDEISLGLSPLVVDQVYASLVELLKSGVTVVLVEQDLKRAMAVAGRAICMLEGQVVLDRPMAQTTRDEITEAYFGLKRGQNLEGAH
- a CDS encoding amino acid/amide ABC transporter ATP-binding protein 1, HAAT family; translated protein: MAEMTGSMLLEAAGVGKRFGALQVLSGVNFTMRQGEAVGIVGPNGAGKTTFLSVLSGAHAASEGRIAFFGKDITATPAMQRCHMGLVRTHQVPRPFSGMTVFENVHVAAVHNGGRGREAAYQTTLEALELCGMLPIANRQADTIGLLDRKRLELARALAADPKLLLLDEIGGGLTESEAEELVATIAKLTARGISIIWIEHIVHVLLKIARRLICMDAGRIIADGDPQAVMSHPEVVKAYLGGAPE